The Microbacterium sp. SORGH_AS_0862 genome has a segment encoding these proteins:
- a CDS encoding Z1 domain-containing protein, giving the protein MSDEALRPAIEGALAGMAPLGPRALLADVNRNLEPFQTALDEDALLERILAEGAPESTTFHLQLLQWDAAEATIWTGETAKDTVERRSLIFDRLGLSQTARTHIDETFPVRGLGAVLIASPEWQPWYTTERATRHQFYWNAYKSTLTIPAESIKELDAATTAVVARLNDPTSASPYQSKGLVVGHVQSGKTANFTGVIAKAIDAGYRLIIVLTGTYDILRNQTQRRLDKELIGRENILGGVDEKDTAAIIKVDYANTEDRDWLEDKFLRHGVRPIDVPDVPSIRRLTTSSGDYKALAAGLPALDFQQGHEIQHRAKPLWHADNLFGTDVRLAVVKKNKGVLEKLVSDLTKLHINLGDIPTLIIDDEADLASVNTTMPGKIDAEGRQARTAINKKLSELLALLKRAQYVGYTATPFANVFVDPTDAEDIFPRDFILSLQPPPQYMGGVSFHDLRALPEGSEDDPAISNRAAFVRDLDDREEDEELAEALDAFVVTGAIKLWREANGQGTFYHHTMLVHESVRTEEHRELRERIDALWLRNSYSSPMTKERLRELYENDFYTVWASRDTAEWGATLPDDFDAIWTYVGQAVDRMTVKRSPVVVVNGDKNADYEQLDFQGERVWRILVGGAKLSRGFTVEELTITYYRRRALAADSLMQMGRWFGYRKGYRDLVRLYIARRATDNRGREYDLYGAFESILRDEEDFRAQLRTFAQMTNDGHPVIRPIDVPPLVFQELPWLKPTARNKMYNAELDVQGQGGIVQDFPRQPDRDANANPAHFNLVRDWVERLSEPVQFTYRELSNGLEASDNDHLDDANSTERSFFARYALVPAAEVRERLAGFQWTLGFNFEPHLRFMDQAIEAGTLTDWAVLIPELSGNQHRNVDGVSVAMVNRTRRGDRAGFSGSSFRQRHALQHIAGHPRFRHGGPVADELSKPGTRGAVLLTFAADPIQPAGLTPGEKRERADHRKWPEDVASADVATLFSMVLPYASAPEGRLGFRVRQEGNIPIVDVPKKK; this is encoded by the coding sequence ATGAGCGACGAAGCACTCAGACCCGCGATCGAGGGCGCGCTCGCCGGCATGGCACCGCTCGGCCCGCGGGCACTCCTGGCGGACGTGAACCGCAACCTGGAGCCCTTCCAGACCGCGCTCGACGAAGACGCTCTGCTCGAACGGATCCTGGCGGAAGGGGCACCAGAGTCCACCACCTTCCACCTGCAGCTACTCCAATGGGACGCGGCCGAGGCCACGATCTGGACCGGCGAGACCGCCAAGGACACCGTCGAGCGCCGCTCGCTGATCTTCGATCGCCTCGGTCTGAGCCAGACCGCACGAACACATATCGATGAGACCTTCCCCGTGCGAGGACTCGGCGCCGTGCTGATCGCCAGCCCGGAATGGCAACCCTGGTACACAACCGAACGAGCCACCCGTCACCAGTTCTACTGGAACGCGTACAAGAGCACGTTGACCATCCCCGCTGAGTCGATCAAGGAACTCGATGCCGCGACAACGGCCGTCGTGGCACGACTCAACGACCCAACGTCCGCGTCCCCCTACCAGAGCAAAGGGCTCGTCGTCGGGCACGTCCAGAGCGGAAAGACCGCGAACTTCACCGGTGTGATCGCCAAAGCCATCGACGCCGGCTACCGGCTCATCATCGTCCTCACCGGCACCTACGACATCCTCCGCAACCAGACCCAGCGACGACTCGACAAGGAACTCATCGGCCGGGAGAACATCCTCGGCGGCGTCGACGAGAAGGACACCGCCGCCATCATCAAGGTCGACTACGCGAACACCGAAGACCGCGACTGGCTCGAAGACAAGTTCCTCCGACACGGCGTCCGCCCCATCGACGTGCCCGACGTGCCATCCATCCGCCGGCTGACGACCTCCTCCGGCGACTACAAGGCGCTCGCCGCGGGCCTGCCAGCCCTCGACTTCCAGCAAGGGCATGAGATCCAGCACCGCGCGAAGCCGCTATGGCATGCCGACAACCTCTTCGGCACCGACGTGCGATTGGCCGTGGTCAAGAAGAACAAGGGCGTCCTAGAGAAGCTCGTCTCGGACCTGACCAAGCTTCATATCAATCTGGGTGACATCCCCACGCTGATCATCGACGACGAGGCCGATCTCGCGTCCGTCAACACCACGATGCCCGGCAAGATCGACGCGGAGGGCCGACAGGCTCGTACCGCGATCAACAAGAAGCTCTCCGAGCTGCTCGCGCTGCTCAAGAGAGCGCAGTACGTCGGCTATACCGCGACCCCGTTCGCCAACGTGTTCGTGGACCCCACCGACGCCGAAGACATCTTCCCCCGAGACTTCATCCTCTCTCTCCAGCCGCCGCCGCAGTACATGGGTGGCGTGTCCTTCCACGACCTCCGCGCCCTACCGGAGGGCAGCGAGGACGATCCCGCCATTTCGAACCGTGCCGCGTTCGTGCGGGACCTCGACGACAGGGAGGAGGACGAAGAACTCGCGGAAGCACTGGACGCGTTCGTCGTCACGGGCGCCATCAAGCTCTGGCGCGAAGCCAACGGACAGGGCACCTTCTATCACCACACGATGCTCGTCCACGAGTCGGTGCGAACCGAGGAACATAGGGAACTCCGGGAGCGCATCGACGCACTCTGGCTCAGAAACTCATACAGCTCTCCGATGACGAAGGAGCGGCTACGTGAGCTGTACGAGAACGACTTCTACACGGTCTGGGCGAGCCGCGACACGGCCGAATGGGGCGCCACGCTCCCGGACGACTTCGACGCCATCTGGACGTACGTCGGACAGGCAGTCGACCGGATGACCGTGAAGCGCTCTCCCGTGGTCGTCGTCAACGGAGACAAGAACGCCGACTATGAGCAGCTGGACTTCCAAGGTGAGCGGGTGTGGCGCATCCTCGTGGGCGGTGCCAAGCTCAGCCGAGGGTTCACCGTCGAAGAACTCACCATCACCTACTACCGTCGGCGCGCTCTCGCCGCCGACAGCCTCATGCAGATGGGCCGATGGTTTGGTTACCGCAAGGGATACCGCGATCTGGTGCGTCTCTACATCGCCCGCAGGGCAACCGACAACCGCGGACGAGAGTACGACCTCTACGGCGCGTTCGAGAGCATACTCCGCGATGAGGAGGACTTCCGGGCTCAGCTACGGACGTTCGCCCAGATGACCAACGACGGGCACCCCGTGATCCGCCCCATCGACGTCCCGCCCCTGGTGTTTCAGGAACTCCCGTGGCTCAAGCCGACAGCACGAAACAAGATGTACAACGCGGAGCTCGACGTGCAGGGGCAGGGCGGAATCGTCCAGGATTTCCCTCGTCAACCCGACAGGGACGCGAACGCCAACCCTGCGCACTTCAACCTTGTCCGAGACTGGGTGGAACGGCTCTCGGAGCCCGTGCAGTTCACCTACAGGGAGTTGTCCAACGGGCTCGAAGCGTCCGACAACGATCACCTCGACGACGCGAACTCCACCGAGCGCTCCTTCTTCGCACGGTACGCTCTCGTCCCAGCGGCCGAAGTCCGCGAGCGTCTAGCCGGCTTCCAATGGACGCTCGGTTTCAACTTCGAGCCCCACCTCCGATTCATGGACCAGGCGATCGAAGCCGGAACCTTGACCGACTGGGCTGTACTCATCCCCGAACTGTCTGGAAATCAACACCGGAATGTTGACGGTGTCTCGGTCGCCATGGTGAACCGCACCCGGCGTGGAGATCGCGCCGGATTCTCCGGAAGCTCCTTCCGGCAACGTCACGCGCTGCAACACATCGCGGGACACCCTCGATTCCGACACGGCGGGCCCGTTGCCGACGAACTCTCCAAGCCCGGAACGCGTGGAGCCGTCCTACTCACTTTCGCCGCCGACCCGATCCAACCGGCCGGGCTCACCCCCGGGGAGAAGAGAGAACGCGCCGATCACAGGAAGTGGCCAGAGGACGTGGCGTCCGCTGATGTCGCAACGCTGTTCTCGATGGTGCTGCCATACGCGTCGGCGCCCGAAGGCAGACTCGGCTTCCGCGTTCGACAGGAAGGCAACATCCCGATCGTTGACGTCCCGAAGAAGAAGTGA
- a CDS encoding PD-(D/E)XK motif protein: protein MIGGDEVGHLTADDIEKYFHQPLPAVRRLSAQPPTYLLIDPATERIRLRVPPESGAPDVTAFDRITFDVVQELGEDDEWFELTIDATENHHEAYLVIAAIVDLVVNGTSFTDAVADGLRSFQELLLRKRRLTDEQQIGLFGELLFLEQAITHVTAPNVVNAWAGADREEHDFLFDGFSVEVKCTRSESRIHLIASASQLQPSPDRPLYLVSVQVTAAGAASQGRALGDVVASIRDDLSEESRQLFDKKLKDVGWRHDDTELYQRRWSLRSVPRTFLVDDDFPALTPKRIADIVPQPSHVVGVQYRLDLTQFEAATAVPELLDEFCKEPQP, encoded by the coding sequence ATGATCGGTGGAGACGAGGTCGGCCACCTCACCGCCGATGACATCGAGAAGTACTTCCACCAACCCCTTCCGGCGGTTCGCAGGCTGTCCGCACAGCCACCCACCTACCTGCTGATCGACCCCGCCACTGAACGGATCCGACTCAGAGTCCCGCCGGAGTCCGGAGCTCCCGACGTAACTGCTTTCGATCGGATCACGTTCGACGTCGTCCAGGAGCTCGGTGAGGACGATGAATGGTTTGAGCTCACCATCGACGCCACGGAGAATCATCACGAGGCGTACCTGGTGATCGCCGCGATCGTCGATCTCGTCGTCAACGGGACCTCATTCACCGACGCCGTCGCTGACGGTCTCCGTTCGTTCCAGGAACTGTTGCTCCGCAAGCGACGGCTGACGGACGAACAACAGATTGGCCTCTTCGGCGAACTGCTCTTCCTCGAGCAGGCCATCACGCACGTCACCGCGCCCAATGTCGTCAACGCATGGGCCGGCGCCGACCGGGAAGAACACGACTTCCTGTTCGACGGGTTCAGCGTCGAAGTGAAGTGCACCCGAAGCGAGAGCAGAATCCACCTCATCGCATCGGCGTCACAGCTGCAGCCCTCGCCGGACCGTCCCCTGTACCTCGTTTCCGTCCAGGTCACCGCCGCAGGTGCCGCATCGCAAGGGAGAGCGCTAGGCGACGTCGTCGCCAGCATCCGAGACGATCTCTCCGAGGAGAGCAGGCAACTTTTCGACAAGAAGCTCAAGGACGTCGGCTGGCGCCATGACGACACCGAGCTGTACCAACGACGCTGGTCCCTGCGTTCGGTCCCGCGCACGTTCCTCGTCGACGACGATTTCCCCGCGCTCACCCCGAAGCGCATCGCCGACATCGTGCCTCAACCATCCCATGTCGTCGGTGTGCAATACCGTCTGGACCTCACCCAGTTTGAAGCCGCGACCGCAGTCCCCGAACTCCTCGACGAGTTCTGCAAGGAGCCACAACCATGA
- a CDS encoding ATP-binding protein, with the protein MAPATQRSFEITVLGRTLEHLGTQMYKRRDVAIAELVANAWDAGATEVQIQVPQASVYNLETSVISVTDNGMGMSADQVDEDYLVIGRNRRADGQEAPAGRSIMGRKGVGKLAGFGLGRTMSILTWRDGVATSVDLDGKKLKAEGGQSKKLELLGTVGDVPSDLPYSSGTRISMKALKHKTPPDVAGLHQALARRFSRTVVGKMRIAINGEDLRQPTLSLTLREPISGEQEVTLDDGNKVTWWAGFSSTVLATELQGFTVLVNGKTAQAPPYFFGVEGTASGQHGTKYLTGVIEADFLDEGVDDDSDRISTDRQEIDWDDESTLAFKAWGEALTRRLLRERTKARGEQAEKAVLSDETLALRLNQLDKPSRDKAKKFIHSLGSSDTPPEKILPLADTIIQAFEYRQFHDYISELDDASEDPEQFAKAVSYIHGWRMLESRALLEVIKGRIEIVQKFFGMIVNNAAETAHITGQDNMHDLVARYPWLLNPDWQVLSEETTISKQLREWGAEDSPARDDTRYDFLALSGDGQTVVIEIKRSEHPATLEDLQQLERYVNKLGQARSDVRGAFITGKHYAMTPTTLETWQRRTDIELLTWGDVHARTAKHYENYQAILEGDLSADSFSRRAREVAMTREVLQQGTSYRQRSERREGIGPQDNDFGADY; encoded by the coding sequence ATGGCCCCAGCGACCCAACGCTCGTTCGAGATCACTGTTCTAGGTAGGACCCTCGAGCATCTCGGCACTCAGATGTACAAGCGTCGCGATGTCGCAATTGCTGAGTTGGTCGCCAACGCGTGGGACGCGGGAGCCACGGAAGTACAGATCCAAGTTCCCCAGGCGTCCGTGTACAACCTCGAGACGAGCGTCATTTCCGTCACCGACAACGGTATGGGAATGTCTGCCGACCAGGTCGATGAGGACTACCTCGTCATCGGACGCAACAGGCGGGCAGATGGCCAAGAAGCGCCCGCAGGCCGATCCATCATGGGGCGTAAGGGAGTCGGCAAGCTCGCGGGCTTCGGACTAGGTCGCACTATGAGCATTCTCACTTGGCGCGACGGTGTCGCGACTTCGGTCGACCTGGACGGCAAGAAGCTGAAAGCTGAGGGAGGTCAGAGCAAGAAACTCGAACTCTTGGGAACAGTCGGCGACGTACCATCGGACCTGCCGTATAGCAGCGGTACGCGGATTTCGATGAAGGCACTGAAGCACAAGACTCCTCCTGATGTCGCAGGCCTCCATCAAGCGCTCGCTCGTAGATTCAGCAGAACCGTTGTCGGCAAGATGCGTATCGCGATCAACGGCGAAGATCTCCGCCAGCCCACTTTGAGCCTCACCCTTCGCGAGCCCATCAGCGGCGAGCAGGAGGTCACCCTCGACGACGGCAATAAGGTCACCTGGTGGGCCGGGTTTTCGTCCACGGTTCTGGCCACTGAGCTTCAAGGCTTCACGGTTCTCGTGAACGGCAAGACCGCACAGGCTCCGCCATACTTCTTCGGGGTCGAGGGCACCGCAAGCGGACAGCACGGTACGAAGTACCTCACCGGAGTCATCGAAGCCGACTTCCTCGACGAGGGAGTGGACGACGACTCGGATCGCATCTCCACGGATCGTCAAGAAATCGACTGGGATGACGAGAGCACGCTCGCCTTCAAGGCATGGGGAGAAGCACTCACACGTCGACTCCTCCGCGAGCGAACCAAAGCCCGAGGGGAGCAAGCTGAGAAAGCGGTGCTGAGCGACGAGACACTCGCCCTCCGCCTGAACCAACTCGATAAGCCGTCGCGGGACAAGGCGAAGAAGTTCATACACTCCCTCGGAAGCTCCGATACGCCTCCGGAGAAGATCCTTCCCCTCGCCGACACGATCATCCAAGCGTTCGAGTACCGCCAGTTCCACGACTACATTTCTGAGCTCGATGACGCTTCGGAAGACCCCGAACAGTTCGCAAAAGCCGTCTCGTACATTCATGGGTGGCGCATGCTTGAAAGTCGCGCCCTCCTCGAGGTGATCAAGGGGCGAATCGAAATCGTTCAGAAGTTCTTCGGGATGATCGTGAACAACGCCGCAGAGACGGCGCATATCACCGGTCAAGACAACATGCATGACCTCGTAGCGCGATACCCATGGCTTCTCAATCCAGACTGGCAGGTCCTGTCGGAGGAGACAACGATCAGCAAGCAGCTCCGCGAGTGGGGAGCTGAGGATTCGCCCGCGCGGGATGACACAAGGTACGACTTCCTCGCTCTCTCGGGAGACGGTCAAACCGTGGTGATCGAAATCAAGCGAAGCGAACACCCCGCAACACTCGAGGACCTTCAGCAACTCGAGCGCTACGTCAACAAGCTCGGACAAGCTCGCTCCGATGTTCGGGGAGCCTTCATCACGGGCAAGCACTACGCCATGACACCGACCACGCTCGAAACCTGGCAACGGCGCACCGACATCGAGCTGCTCACTTGGGGCGATGTCCACGCTCGCACCGCGAAGCACTACGAGAACTACCAGGCCATCCTCGAGGGTGATCTTTCTGCCGACTCGTTCTCAAGACGTGCTCGCGAGGTCGCGATGACTCGGGAAGTCCTTCAGCAGGGCACCTCCTACCGTCAGCGCTCAGAACGCCGAGAAGGGATAGGACCGCAGGACAACGACTTCGGAGCTGATTATTGA
- a CDS encoding tyrosine-type recombinase/integrase, which yields MARPRTPIGTYGTISIRRQPSGRYAARTRYRDWDGKSREVQSTATTRPAAERALKKKLADRSLFHPGFTGMSADSAFTALVGYWLEDMELEDRLSRTTRQLYERNMRTLVLPFFRDVTLREIGVARCDYFLKQLAKQSYNRARQARVVLRLALGLAVRHEILPRNPMDHVSRLRRPTRSPDVFTWDEITAIRAAIRDWENRPILAGPRPDGQLGQIVEVMLGTSARIGEVLAIRVADLDLDAPVPMVRLAGTIVSRKGEPTHRQDHPKTARSVRRVALPGFALRAVRARVRGLRFARPETLLFATRVGTPHTTNNVRRQLRDVMDQAGIEDVTPHRFRRTAATAINDIGGLQLASELLGHSDPAITREHYIRRNETVNPATADFLEQAFGRAG from the coding sequence GTGGCTAGACCTCGCACCCCGATCGGCACCTACGGCACCATCTCCATCCGACGTCAGCCCAGCGGGCGATACGCGGCGCGCACCCGCTACCGCGACTGGGACGGCAAGAGCCGAGAGGTCCAATCCACCGCCACTACGAGGCCCGCCGCGGAACGCGCGCTGAAGAAGAAGCTCGCCGATCGCTCGCTATTCCACCCCGGTTTCACCGGGATGAGCGCCGACAGCGCGTTCACCGCGCTGGTCGGATACTGGCTGGAGGACATGGAACTCGAAGACCGCCTCTCCCGCACGACACGGCAACTCTACGAGCGGAACATGCGTACCCTCGTGCTGCCGTTCTTCCGGGACGTCACCCTCCGCGAGATCGGCGTGGCCCGCTGCGACTACTTCCTCAAGCAACTCGCGAAGCAGAGCTACAACCGCGCACGCCAAGCCCGCGTCGTTCTCCGTCTCGCCCTCGGACTTGCCGTCCGCCACGAGATCCTCCCGCGCAATCCCATGGACCACGTCTCGCGTCTGCGGAGACCCACGCGCAGTCCCGACGTGTTCACCTGGGACGAGATCACCGCCATCCGCGCCGCGATCCGCGACTGGGAGAACCGGCCCATCCTCGCCGGTCCCCGCCCCGACGGACAGCTCGGTCAGATCGTCGAGGTCATGCTCGGTACGTCCGCCCGTATCGGCGAGGTCCTCGCGATCCGCGTCGCTGACCTCGACCTCGACGCACCCGTTCCGATGGTCCGCCTAGCCGGGACGATCGTCAGCCGCAAAGGTGAGCCCACACATCGGCAGGATCATCCGAAGACCGCACGTTCGGTCCGCCGCGTCGCTCTCCCCGGGTTCGCACTTCGCGCGGTCCGCGCTCGGGTCCGCGGCCTGCGCTTCGCCCGCCCGGAGACGCTGTTGTTCGCTACACGCGTCGGAACACCGCACACGACGAACAACGTCCGCCGCCAGCTCCGCGACGTCATGGACCAAGCCGGCATCGAGGACGTCACCCCACATCGGTTTCGCCGCACCGCCGCCACCGCGATCAACGACATCGGAGGGCTCCAGCTCGCCTCAGAGCTCCTCGGCCACAGCGACCCCGCGATCACCCGCGAGCACTACATCCGCCGCAACGAGACCGTGAACCCCGCCACCGCCGATTTCCTCGAGCAAGCCTTCGGGAGAGCGGGCTGA
- a CDS encoding ATP-binding protein — protein MLGERSTTRADDVSRVVELPPEKGVLTAIGRDHTLTTALADLIDNSIDAHADTVTIRMVTTDSLLHTVRVRDNGDGMSGDELQLAMRLGERREYATTDHGHFGMGLKAASLSQSRTLTVFTLGEGDVPRAIRIGRQGFHGEVLTDQAAWNGFEDDPGSLDSTGTVVEWSGVENVSRASSPTERQMWLERLVGSLRTELGLTFHRLLSCGRLRIGVEVFDDAVALVGVRRNVEPVDPFGFQTSGHADYPVSVTGVTDDGCELIAALNILPPNSKSASAELLGRPRREWQGFYIYRNDRLLHAAGWLEQAHSDRRLQLARVAIDLTPALETHLRINHEKHGVRPLEGFGLALQRARSTNGIGFERFLEDARDTFQRANKRRTGIKPLIPMSEGLSESLTEKVRERIGEREDVQPIAMRWRQLEEGRVFLFDPDARTIWLNDGYRTAIGGVTGDAPLLKTLTYLLLQDRFASKHVRRGTKEEIEAWQSVLMDALLEQIGADGYRSTPSVDDDASPSPLRGLDKVGHLTPAASDGVPDSAEPADYAVPAVPPEQVDETTESSPEVTRADPSVITELYSKGATIAETAQQLAVDGRAVARVLCLHVLGLDEPLDDESLSPRHGLVYTPGERERIVAAYRSGTPIARIAQDTGRTPLAVAWQLLDHPSRPVLVKRSLIRRLRRATPDGDHDV, from the coding sequence ATGCTGGGGGAACGAAGCACGACCCGCGCAGACGACGTGTCGCGCGTGGTCGAGCTGCCCCCTGAGAAGGGCGTGCTGACAGCGATCGGCCGCGATCACACCCTCACCACGGCGCTCGCGGATCTCATCGACAACAGCATCGACGCCCATGCGGACACGGTCACGATCCGTATGGTGACGACCGACTCGCTACTGCACACCGTTCGAGTGCGGGACAACGGCGACGGGATGTCCGGCGATGAGCTTCAGCTCGCGATGCGTCTCGGTGAACGCAGAGAGTACGCCACCACCGACCACGGTCATTTCGGGATGGGTTTGAAGGCCGCTTCCCTCAGTCAATCGCGAACACTGACCGTGTTCACATTGGGCGAAGGTGACGTACCGCGCGCGATACGCATCGGACGGCAAGGCTTCCACGGCGAGGTGCTGACGGACCAGGCGGCATGGAACGGGTTCGAGGACGACCCCGGATCGCTCGACAGCACCGGAACGGTCGTCGAGTGGAGCGGCGTGGAGAACGTGTCCCGGGCGTCGAGTCCGACCGAACGGCAGATGTGGCTCGAACGGCTCGTGGGTTCGCTGCGCACCGAACTCGGGCTCACGTTCCACCGGCTCTTGTCCTGTGGTCGTCTGCGGATCGGTGTGGAGGTGTTCGACGACGCCGTCGCACTCGTCGGCGTGCGACGGAATGTGGAACCGGTCGATCCGTTCGGCTTCCAGACCTCGGGCCACGCCGACTACCCGGTCTCTGTGACCGGGGTGACGGACGACGGATGTGAGCTCATAGCGGCCCTGAACATACTTCCGCCGAACTCGAAGTCGGCCTCGGCCGAGTTGCTCGGGCGTCCTCGGCGGGAATGGCAGGGCTTCTACATCTACCGGAACGATCGTCTCCTCCACGCCGCGGGATGGTTGGAGCAGGCCCACTCCGATCGCCGACTCCAACTCGCGCGCGTAGCAATCGACCTCACCCCCGCCCTCGAGACCCACCTCCGCATCAACCACGAGAAGCACGGCGTAAGGCCTCTCGAGGGATTCGGACTCGCCCTCCAACGAGCACGATCGACCAACGGGATCGGCTTCGAACGGTTCCTCGAGGATGCGCGAGACACGTTCCAACGCGCGAACAAGCGAAGGACCGGCATCAAGCCCCTCATCCCGATGAGCGAAGGACTCTCCGAGAGCCTGACGGAGAAGGTTCGAGAGCGCATCGGCGAGCGCGAAGACGTCCAGCCCATCGCGATGCGATGGCGTCAGCTCGAAGAGGGACGGGTGTTCCTCTTCGACCCGGACGCCCGCACGATCTGGCTGAACGACGGCTACCGGACCGCGATCGGCGGTGTCACCGGTGACGCGCCGCTGCTGAAGACGTTGACCTACCTCCTGCTCCAGGACCGCTTCGCCAGCAAGCATGTGAGAAGAGGCACGAAGGAGGAGATCGAAGCCTGGCAGTCCGTCCTGATGGACGCTCTGCTCGAGCAGATCGGTGCGGACGGCTACAGAAGCACCCCATCAGTGGATGACGATGCCTCGCCGTCACCGCTTCGCGGACTCGACAAAGTCGGGCATCTCACCCCCGCCGCATCGGATGGCGTCCCCGACTCGGCAGAGCCAGCCGATTACGCCGTACCGGCGGTCCCGCCGGAACAAGTCGACGAGACAACGGAGAGCTCTCCCGAAGTCACGAGAGCTGACCCTTCGGTCATCACGGAGCTCTACAGCAAGGGTGCGACGATCGCTGAGACAGCGCAGCAGCTCGCCGTGGATGGCCGCGCGGTCGCCCGTGTCCTGTGTCTGCATGTACTCGGTCTGGACGAGCCGCTGGATGACGAATCCCTGTCTCCTCGGCACGGTTTGGTCTACACGCCCGGGGAACGGGAACGGATAGTCGCCGCGTACCGGTCAGGAACCCCGATCGCGCGGATCGCTCAGGACACGGGCAGAACACCGCTCGCTGTGGCCTGGCAGCTCCTCGACCACCCGAGCCGACCCGTCCTCGTCAAACGGTCTCTGATCCGGCGTCTACGCCGCGCCACGCCGGATGGAGATCATGATGTCTGA
- a CDS encoding DNA cytosine methyltransferase — MSTPLAYDAAVSNGDTTVPENAPSEGAIRVLDLFAGAGGLTAGFHQASKRFRSVRAVEWDLAAAASYEATFGEGIVYAGSIQDWLATGESPEIDVIVGGPPCQGFSTLGKREIEDERNHLWREYATTIVRTQPKYFIVENVAEFARSPQFQRFKRATYGQGKLRDYSFRHAIFNSADFGAPQARKRAVLIGYRRDLGFPGFPTPSHSASPETDGKLPYRTVADALAGVPLVPDRDDEFDTYRTTFSGKTFAGSFHPRQLHWSRNYADISRRRFAAIPEGGNRFNLPEDLLAPCWVNHKTGSADVMGRLRWERPSVTIRTEFFKPEKGRYLHPTEDRAITHYEAALLQGFPADHRFVGSRTAIARQIGNAVPIALGAAVADVLARAL; from the coding sequence ATGAGCACCCCTCTGGCGTATGATGCCGCCGTTTCGAATGGCGACACCACCGTGCCCGAGAACGCCCCGAGCGAAGGCGCGATCCGCGTGCTCGATCTGTTCGCCGGCGCGGGAGGGCTCACGGCTGGGTTCCATCAGGCGTCCAAACGGTTCCGTTCGGTTCGAGCGGTCGAGTGGGACCTCGCTGCCGCAGCCTCGTACGAGGCCACATTCGGCGAAGGCATCGTGTATGCGGGCTCGATCCAGGACTGGCTCGCGACAGGCGAGTCACCGGAGATCGATGTGATCGTCGGCGGCCCTCCGTGCCAAGGGTTCTCCACACTGGGCAAACGCGAGATCGAGGACGAACGCAACCACTTGTGGCGCGAGTACGCCACTACGATCGTTCGCACGCAGCCCAAGTACTTCATCGTTGAGAACGTCGCCGAATTCGCACGGTCACCACAGTTCCAGCGATTCAAGCGGGCAACATACGGCCAGGGGAAACTGCGCGACTACAGCTTCCGCCACGCCATCTTCAACTCCGCAGACTTCGGCGCCCCACAAGCGCGCAAACGCGCCGTCTTGATCGGCTACAGACGCGACCTGGGCTTTCCCGGATTCCCCACGCCCAGCCACAGTGCCTCACCGGAGACGGACGGCAAGCTCCCGTACCGAACCGTCGCCGATGCCCTGGCAGGCGTTCCCCTCGTGCCGGACCGGGACGATGAGTTCGACACGTACAGGACGACATTCTCGGGCAAGACTTTCGCCGGCTCGTTCCATCCGCGACAGTTGCATTGGAGCCGCAACTACGCCGATATCTCCCGCCGGCGGTTCGCCGCGATCCCCGAGGGCGGGAACCGCTTCAACCTGCCAGAAGACCTATTGGCACCGTGCTGGGTAAACCATAAGACGGGATCGGCGGACGTCATGGGACGGCTGCGTTGGGAGCGACCCTCCGTGACGATCAGGACCGAGTTCTTCAAGCCCGAGAAGGGGCGGTACCTCCATCCGACGGAGGACCGGGCGATCACCCACTACGAGGCGGCTCTGTTGCAGGGCTTCCCCGCTGATCACCGCTTTGTCGGCTCACGCACAGCCATCGCCCGCCAAATCGGTAACGCCGTTCCCATTGCGCTGGGAGCCGCCGTAGCTGACGTTCTTGCGCGCGCGCTCTGA